From the Scophthalmus maximus strain ysfricsl-2021 chromosome 11, ASM2237912v1, whole genome shotgun sequence genome, one window contains:
- the smco4 gene encoding single-pass membrane and coiled-coil domain-containing protein 4 produces the protein MRQLKGKPKKETSKDKKERKLAMLEARQQVATVVLPTLAAVVLLIVVFIYVATRPGAIE, from the coding sequence ATGAGACAGCTTAAAGGCAAACCCAAGAAAGAAACCTCCAAGGATAAGAAGGAGCGCAAGTTGGCCATGCTGGAAGCCCGCCAGCAAGTGGCCACTGTAGTCCTGCCTACCCTGGCTGCAGTGGTGCTGCTCATCGTGGTCTTCATTTATGTAGCCACGAGGCCTGGTGCTATCGAGTAG